From Cannabis sativa cultivar Pink pepper isolate KNU-18-1 chromosome 8, ASM2916894v1, whole genome shotgun sequence, a single genomic window includes:
- the LOC115699676 gene encoding ribulose-1,5 bisphosphate carboxylase/oxygenase large subunit N-methyltransferase, chloroplastic translates to MAEASRVLQTALVSNFNSFQRTHFSQLNPVSFRRNPVHCSVSTSENTKTTVTQTIPWGCEMDSSENASALQKWLSQSGLPPQKMAIEKVNVGERGLVALKNIRKGEKLLFVPPTLVISAESEWSIAEAGKVLKQNSVPDWPFLATYLISEASIMESSRWSNYISALPRQPYSLLYWTREELDRYLEASQIRERAIERITNVVGTYNDLRLRIFSKYPDLFPEEVFNLDTFKWSFGILFSRLVRLPSMGDKFALVPWADMMNHSCQVETFLDYDKSSQGVVFTTDRPYQPGEQVFISYGKKSNGELLLSYGFVPKEGTNPGDSVELSVSLSKSDECYKQKLEALRKHGLQASQCYPIRVTGWPLELMAYAYLAVSPPSMSGQFEEMAAAASNKINTNKELRYPDIEEEALQFILDSCESSISKYNKFLQQSGSLDLDVTSPKQLNRRLFLKQLAVDLCTSERRILFRAQYILRRRLRDIRSGELKGLKLFTGLRNFFK, encoded by the exons ATGGCTGAAGCTTCACGAGTGTTACAAACTGCTCTCGTTTCCAACTTTAATTCATTCCAAAGAACGCATTTTTCACAGTTAAACCCAGTTAGTTTCCGTAGAAACCCAGTTCATTGCTCTGTCTCAACGAGTGAAAACACCAAAACAACAGTGACCCAGACCATCCCATGGGGCTGTGAAATGGATTCTTCGGAGAACGCCTCTGCTCTGCAGAAATGGCTGTCTCAGTCTGGTCTTCCGCCGCAGAAGATGGCAATAGAAAAAGTGAACGTGGGAGAGAGAGGGTTGGTTGCTTTGAAGAATATTAGGAAAGGGGAAAAGCTGCTCTTTGTGCCTCCCACGCTGGTCATCTCAGCGGAATCA GAATGGAGCATTGCAGAGGCTGGTAAAGTATTAAAGCAGAATTCAGTACCTGACTGGCCATTCCTGGCAACTTATTTGATCAGTGAAGCAAGTATCATGGAATCTTCAAGATGGAGCAATTATATTTCTGCTTTACCTCGGCAACCATATTCACTTCTCTACTG GACACGTGAAGAACTAGATCGTTATTTGGAAGCATCACAGATTAGAGAGCGAGCAATCGAAAGGATTACAAATGTTGTTGGAAC ATACAATGATTTAAGGCTTAGGATATTTTCAAAGTACCCTGATTTATTTCCTGAAGAG GTCTTTAATTTGGACACCTTCAAATGGTCATTTGGAATTCTTTTCTCCCGATTG GTCCGGTTACCTTCAATGGGTGATAAGTTTGCATTGGTTCCATGGGCAGATATGATGAACCACAGTTGCCAG GTGGAGACATTTCTAGACTATGATAAATCATCTCAGGGAGTTGTTTTCACAACAGACCGGCCTTATCAGCCAGGTGAGCAG GTTTTCATCTCATATGGCAAGAAATCTAATGGAGAGCTGCTGCTATCCTATGGGTTTGTTCCAAAGGAGGGAACCAATCCTGGTGATTCAGTTGAGTTGTCCGTGTCACTCTCAAAATCAGATGAATGTTATAAACAGAAATTGGAAGCTCTCAGGAAACATGGATTGCAAGC ATCTCAATGTTATCCTATACGAGTCACTGGCTGGCCTTTGGAATTGATGGCATATGCTTATTTAGCTGTCAGTCCTCCATCTATGAGCGGCCAATTTGAAGAG ATGGCTGCGGCAGcatcaaacaaaattaataccAACAAGGAATTAAGATACCCTGATATAGAGGAAGAAGCCCTTCAATTTATATTGGATAGTTGTGAATCTAGCATATCAAAGTACAACAAATTCTTACAG CAAAGTGGATCATTGGATTTAGATGTGACATCACCTAAGCAACTCAACCGAAGGTTGTTTCTAAAACAGCTAGCTGTAGATCTATGTACAAGTGAGCGAAGGATATTGTTCCGTGCCCAATAT ATACTACGGAGGAGGTTAAGGGATATTAGAAGTGGTGAATTGAAAGGTCTAAAACTCTTTACCGGGTTGCGAAATTTCTTCAAATGA
- the LOC115699677 gene encoding uncharacterized protein LOC115699677 codes for MLANASLISCNFSKFSSLTFKSRPETRNFLQTQNLKPRVSIPKTSFGSSIFRSVDCKTFILPFQQKGHSQICQSTLKGENKEDPGLNEGDGLENKPEGSGNVAEGRDWTTSILLFVLWGALLYYVFNLSPNQTPTRDMYFLKKLLNLKGDDGFRMNQVLVSLWYIMGLWPLVYSKLLLPTGRSSQSKIPVWPFTVLSFFGGAYALLPYFVLWKPPPPPVEETELSRWPLNFLESKITAAVTLATGLGLLVSAGLATGDDWSEFFQYFRESRFIHVTCIDFTLLSTFAPFWVYNDMTARKWFDKGSWLLFLSLVPFVGPALYNVLRPPLSALPATVSSTTSKPEDT; via the exons ATGTTGGCTAATGCCAGCCTCATCTCCTGCAACTTCTCCAAGTTCTCATCTTTAACATTCAAAAGCCGCCCAGAAACCAGGAACTTCCTTCAAACTCAAAACCTCAAGCCAAGAGTATCAATTCCCAAAACAAGCTTTGGATCTTCGATTTTCAGAAGCGTGGACTGTAAAACGTTTATTCTCCCATTTCAGCAAAAGGGTCATTCTCAAATTTGTCAGAGTACCTTAAAGGGTGAAAACAAAGAAGACCCGGGTTTGAATGAGGGAGATGGCTTGGAAAATAAACCTGAAGGAAGTGGAAATGTAGCTGAGGGAAGAGACTGGACGACCTCAATTTTGCTCTTTGTGTTATGGGGTGCATTACTGTACTATGTTTTCAATCTGTCCCCCAACCAGACTCCG ACAAGAGACATGTATTTCTTGAAAAAGCTCTTGAACTTGAAAGGGGACGATGGGTTCAGAATGAATCAAGTGTTAGTGTCACTGTGGTACATAATGGGTTTATGGCCCTTGGTTTACAGCAAGCTGCTGCTTCCGACAGGTAGAAG TTCTCAGAGCAAAATTCCAGTTTGGCCTTTTACTGTACTTTCATTTTTCGGTGGTGCATATGCTCTTCTTCCCTATTTTGTACTTTGGAAACCACCACCTCCTCCTGTTGAAGAAACAGAACTCAGCAGATGGCCCCTAAATTTTCTAGAATCAAAAATAACAGCTGCG GTAACACTGGCTACAGGACTAGGTTTACTTGTTAGTGCAGGATTAGCTACTGGTGATGACTGGAGTGAATTTTTCCAGTATTTCAGGGAAAGCAGATTT ATCCATGTTACTTGCATTGATTTCACCCTACTATCAACTTTTGCTCCATTTTGGGTCTACAATGATATGACTGCTCGGAAATG GTTTGACAAAGGGTCTTGGCTTTTGTTTTTGTCGCTGGTTCCATTCGTCGGTCCTGCTTTATACAACGTCCTACGACCACCACTATCAGCTTTGCCAGCAACGGTTAGCAGTACAACTTCCAAACCAGAGGACACTTGA